GGCGCAGAGCCCCCCCACGGCCATGATCGGCTCGGTGCGGGCGCGGATCACCGAGCGGTCCACGTAGCGCGGGGCCGCGTCGAGCCGCGCGCCCAGCGTCTCGCCCGTGACGGTCAGGCAGCCGAGGTGGAGCTGGGGCCGCAGCTCGGCGAGAACGGCGCCCAGCCCTCCCGCGTTGAAGAAGTCCTCCATGTAGAAATCGCCCGAGGGCTTGAGGTCCACCAGCACCGGCGTCTCGTCCGAGATCCGGTTGAGCCGCTCGAGGGAGATCGGCACGCCCACGCGGCCCGCGATCGCCGTCAGGTGGATGATGGCGTTGGTCGAGCCGCCGATGGCGAGCAGCACGCGGAGCGCGTTCTCGATCGCCTCGGGCGTGAGGACACGATCGGGAGTGAGGCGCGAGGCGGCCAGCCGCACCGCGGCCTCGCCCGTCGCCTCGGCGGCGCGCAGCCGGTCCGCGTGGACGGCGGGGATCGCCGCCGTCCCCGGCAGCGTCATGCCGAGGGCCTCGGCGAGGCAGGCCATGGTGCTGGCCGTGCCCATGACCGCGCAGGTGCCCGCCGTCGTCGCGAGCCGGCTCTCGATTCCTTCGATCTCGTCCTTGGAGATCTGGCCGGCGCGGTAGCGCGCCCAGAAGCGGCGGCAGTCGGTGCAGGCCCCGAGGCGCTCGCCCTCCCAGCGCCCCGTCATCATGGGCCCCCCGACGAGCTGGATGGCAGGGACACCGGCGGACGCCGCGCCCATCAACTGTGCCGGCACCGTCTTGTCGCAGCCGCCGACGAGGACGACGGCGTCCATCGGCTGCGCGCGCACCATCTCCTCGACGTCCATGGACATGAGGTTGCGGTAGAGCATGCTGGTCGGCTCGAGGAAGACTTCGCCCAGCGAGATCGTCGGGAAGTCCATCGGCAGGCCGCCCGCCGCGAGAACGCCGCGCTTGACCGCATCGATCAGCTCGGGGAAGTGGCGGTGGCAGTTGTTGAACCCGCTGCCCGAGTCCGCGATGCCGACGACGGGCTTGGCGAGGCTCTCGGCCGAGTAGCCCATGGACCGGGCGAACGATCGCCTGAGATAGAGCGCGAAATCCCGGTCGCCGTAGTTGGTCAGCCCGCGAGAAAGTCCCTGGTCCATGTCTCGCGCTCCGTCAGAAGAGGCCCGCGGCGCCGGCAAGGGCGCCAAGGCCGAAGATGAAGAAGAGCCCGGCCGCGACCAGGCGCACCCAGCGGAACGGCACGACGCGGTCGAGCCTCGTGGCCGCGAACACGGCCACACCGTCCGCCGCCAGCATGCCCGCCGTGGTGCCCGCCGTCACGAGCGCCGTCGAAGCGTAGCGCGCGCCCAAGGCCACGGTGGCGAGCTGGGTCTTGTCGCCCATCTCGGCGAGAAAGAAGATCACGATCGTCGAGAAGAGCGGCCCCCAGCCGGGATGCTGCCCCGGCTCCTCCGCCGTATCAGGGAAGAGCGTCCACACGCCGAAGCCGATGAACGTGACGCCGAGCAGCAGCGCGAGCGCCCAGGGCTGGATCAGACGCGCCACCCACACGCCGGCAGTGGCCGCGAGGGCGTGGTTCAGCAGCGTCGCCAGCAGGATCCCCAGCATCACCGTCCACGGCCGGCGGTAGCGCGTCGCCAGCGAGAAGGCGATCAGCTGCGTCTTGTCGCCCATCTCCGCCAGCGCCACGACGGCGAAAGAGGTCCACAGCGCGGTCATCCCGCCGATGATACCGCGCCGGCCGCCACGCGCTACCTCAGCTCGGGGATCACCCAGAGGGGCTTGTCACCCCGCACCACACGCTGGACATTGTCGAAGGCGTTCCTGAAGGCCTTGGTCCAGTTCTCCCAGGTCGGCCCCGCCGAGTGCGGCGTGAAGGTGACGTTCTCGAGACCGAAGAGCGGGTGGTTGATGAGCGGCGGCTCCTCGACCATGACGTCGAGGCCCGCCGCGGAGATCTGCTTCGAGAGCAGCGCGTG
Above is a window of Candidatus Rokuibacteriota bacterium DNA encoding:
- a CDS encoding IlvD/Edd family dehydratase, whose translation is MDQGLSRGLTNYGDRDFALYLRRSFARSMGYSAESLAKPVVGIADSGSGFNNCHRHFPELIDAVKRGVLAAGGLPMDFPTISLGEVFLEPTSMLYRNLMSMDVEEMVRAQPMDAVVLVGGCDKTVPAQLMGAASAGVPAIQLVGGPMMTGRWEGERLGACTDCRRFWARYRAGQISKDEIEGIESRLATTAGTCAVMGTASTMACLAEALGMTLPGTAAIPAVHADRLRAAEATGEAAVRLAASRLTPDRVLTPEAIENALRVLLAIGGSTNAIIHLTAIAGRVGVPISLERLNRISDETPVLVDLKPSGDFYMEDFFNAGGLGAVLAELRPQLHLGCLTVTGETLGARLDAAPRYVDRSVIRARTEPIMAVGGLCALFGSLAPGGAILKRSAADSRLFETEAAAVVFESLEDLAARVDDPALPVTPESILVLKNAGPKGAPGMPEAGYLPIPQKLARAGVKDMVRISDARMSGTAFGTIVLHVTPEAAVGGPLAQVETGDRIRLSVKERKLDLLVSEALLSKRRATWKPVIPPERGYRKLYLDHVLQADAGCDFDFLRKAPAR
- a CDS encoding TMEM165/GDT1 family protein — translated: MTALWTSFAVVALAEMGDKTQLIAFSLATRYRRPWTVMLGILLATLLNHALAATAGVWVARLIQPWALALLLGVTFIGFGVWTLFPDTAEEPGQHPGWGPLFSTIVIFFLAEMGDKTQLATVALGARYASTALVTAGTTAGMLAADGVAVFAATRLDRVVPFRWVRLVAAGLFFIFGLGALAGAAGLF